A stretch of the Rosa rugosa chromosome 5, drRosRugo1.1, whole genome shotgun sequence genome encodes the following:
- the LOC133709515 gene encoding cyanate hydratase, translating into MAENKASITHQLQGVKRKSGKSYSQIAKETGLTNVYVAQLLRRQAQLKAETAPKLRAALPDLPEDLIAEMMTPPLRSYDPQLIQDPTIYRLNEAVMHFGESIKEIINEEYGDGIMSAIDFYCSVDKVKGVDGKDRVVLTFDGKYLPHTEQKLEHMVSRLNLG; encoded by the exons aTGGCAGAGAACAAAGCAAGCATAACCCATCAGCTCCAGGGTGTGAAACGCAAGTCTGGCAAGTCATATAGTCAGATAGCCAAGGAGACAGGCCTGACCAATGTCTATGTTGCCCAGCTTCTCAGACGCCAAGCTCAGCTCAAGGCTGAAACTGCCCCCAAGTTGAGGGCTGCCCTTCCCGACCTGCCCGAGGACTTGATTGCGGAAATGATGACTCCACCCTTGAGGTCCTATGATCCCCAGTTGATTCAGGATCCCACTATTTACAG GTTGAATGAAGCAGTTATGCATTTTGGTGAAAGCATCAAGGAGATTATCAATGAGGAATATGGTGATGGCAT TATGTCAGCTATAGATTTCTACTGCTCAGTTGACAAAGTTAAAGGTGTGGATGGTAAGGACCGTGTAGTTCTGACATTTGATGGGAAATATTTGCCTCATACTGAGCAG AAATTGGAACACATGGTTTCAAGGCTGAATTTAGGATAG
- the LOC133709514 gene encoding thaumatin-like protein 1 encodes MKSQVSLLSLLVVSIVSSGVQSATFTFTNKCPFTVWPGTLTGGGGAQLSSTGFELASGASSTLDVPAPWSGRFWGRTQCSTDSSGKFTCATADCGSGQVACNGAGAIPPASLVELTLAANGGQDFYDVSLVDGFNVPVQLVPQGGSGGCSATSCAANVNSVCPAELAVKGSDGSVIACKSACLVFNQPQYCCTGDHGTPQTCPPTDYSKIFKNQCPQAYSYAYDDKSSIFTCNGGANYVITFCP; translated from the exons ATGAAATCTCAAGTTTCATTGCTCTCTCTTTTGGTGGTCTCCATTGTTTCCTCAG GGGTTCAGTCGGCTACATTCACTTTCACGAACAAATGCCCCTTCACAGTTTGGCCCGGAACCCTAACCGGCGGTGGGGGTGCACAACTATCCTCAACCGGGTTCGAGTTAGCATCCGGTGCCTCCTCAACTCTAGATGTCCCTGCCCCATGGTCCGGCCGCTTCTGGGGCCGGACTCAGTGCTCCACAGACTCATCGGGAAAGTTCACCTGCGCCACCGCAGACTGCGGCTCAGGTCAAGTCGCATGCAACGGCGCTGGTGCAATTCCACCAGCGTCGCTGGTGGAACTGACCCTAGCAGCGAACGGCGGCCAAGACTTCTATGATGTTAGTCTCGTTGATGGCTTCAACGTGCCTGTTCAACTGGTTCCACAAGGTGGCTCGGGCGGATGCAGCGCCACGAGCTGCGCGGCCAATGTCAATTCGGTTTGTCCCGCAGAGTTGGCTGTGAAGGGATCAGATGGCAGTGTGATTGCTTGTAAAAGTGCGTGTTTGGTTTTTAATCAGCCTCAGTACTGTTGCACCGGCGACCATGGTACTCCGCAAACCTGCCCTCCGACTGATTATTCGAAGATCTTCAAGAACCAGTGCCCCCAGGCTTATAGTTATGCTTATGATGATAAGTCTAGCATTTTCACATGTAACGGTGGAGCTAATTATGTGATTACTTTTTGTCCTTGA
- the LOC133709516 gene encoding large ribosomal subunit protein bL28c-like, producing the protein MAASATAAVFFGSSSGLCLRRGAESSKGIFSSKTQAVSDIGFVTGQLSGLKISYDVSSQLPSPIFTPSLPGLQPIVARRICPFTGKKANKANKISFSAHKTKKLQFVNLQYKRIWWEGGKRFLKLRLSTKAIKTIEKNGLEAVAKKAGIDLRKC; encoded by the exons ATGGCAGCTTCCGCAACCGCGGCTGTCTTCTTCGGCAGCAGTTCCGGTCTATGCCTCCGCCGCGGAGCAGAGTCCTCCAAGGGAATATTTTCTTCCAAGACCCAAGCAGTTTCCGATATTGGGTTCGTCACCGGTCAGCTCAGCGGCCTCAAAATCTCCTACGACGTGTCGTCTCAGCTCCCCAGTCCCATCTTCACTCCTTCCCTCCCTGGCCTTCAGCCCATTGTTGCTC GTAGAATTTGTCCTTttactgggaagaaagcaaacAAGGCAAACAAGATTTCCTTCTCTGCCCACAAGACCAAGAAGTTGCAGTTTGTGAACCTACAGTACAAGAGGATTTGGTGGGAAGGCGGGAAGCGCTTTTTGAAGCTGCGCTTGTCAACAAAAGCAATCAAGACCATAGAGAAGAATGGACTGGAAGCCGTTGCCAAGAAGGCCGGGATAGATCTTCGTAAGTGTTGA